CGACGCGCTCCTCGACGGGCTGACGCGGGGCGTCATCAAGCGGGTGAACGCGAACACGGTCCAGCACGCACAAGGACTGATCGCTGAACAGTGGCACATCCGTGAGATATCGCAGTACGACAACGATGGCGTCGAGGTAGCGGTGGACAGGGAGCGGGAACTGAAACAAGCGTTCTCGGACGACCAACTGACGTCGCTAGCGGTGGACGACTCCATCGTGATCCAAAACGATGGGTGGGTCCACGGTCGGCTGCCGCTGCTCGACGAGGAACGTGAGGCGATGGATTACGCTGCTGGACGAACCGAAGAGCGAGAACCGGACCAGGAGGAGCCACCGAACCAACGAGAACCCGAGCCGGGAACGGAAGCACCCGATCGGGAGGAATTACCCGCTGATGACTAACCCTGACCGGCGTTTTCGCGTGTCTGACGCAGACTTATGAAGCTGCGTGCAGATTTGCACGCATGCCCCGCATCACGGTGTCTGTATCGGATGAACAGGCTGAGCGAATCGAGGATTTAGCGGGGGAAGATGGCCCTCATTCCTCGAAATCTGAAGTGATGCGATACTTCATACGCCGTTCACAGGAGGCTGATGAGCTCGAGCAAGAGAACGAACGACTTCATCGCGAGCGTCGGCAGCTGCTCGACCAGCGCAAGGAGCGCAACGAGCTCGTCCGGTATGCCGAGGATCAACGCGACCAGGATCAGCGTGATCGTGAGCGGCGCAGAAAGCCTGCGTGGACACGAGCGTGGTGGTGGCTTACCGGAGAGCCTGAGTGATGCACTACCGCGATATAACCCATCCTGATGGCCGTCTCTGGTACTCGCTTGAGTCGGACGGCCCACGGGTTACACAGTTCGTCGTGCAGTTAGAGTGCTGGATCGAAGATGAGTGGATGGAGGTTGCGCGGTTCGACCACGATCCAGAGACGCACGACATCCGCGAAGAGGGCCTTCACATGGATATCTACCGAGACGGCGAGAAATACGACGTCGATCGCGACTTCCCACGCTTGAATCCAAAGGCCGGACTGAATTTCAGCATCAGCTACTTACAAGCGCGCAACGAACAGCTGATAGAGAGGTACAAATCGTGGCTGAACAAGTAACTCCCAGCTTCGAAGCGATGATCGACGAATCGAAAGAGGCGACGCGTGAGCATCTGCTCGAAGAAGGCGGCAAGGAGGCCGTCGAGGGCTGGGATGCGATGACCGAACTCTGGGAGTCCGGAGAAATGCAAGAGATGATTGAGTCGGGTGATTATTCCGATCTCCCTGACTCGGTTCGGCCCGACGAGTAGGTAACTTCGTTCTGGATCTGAGAGAACGCTGAGAGCGATGTAGTAGCGAAGAGGTTCCCGCTAAACCACCACCTGCGAAAGCCCGCACAGCGCGCTGTGCGCGCGAGCAGGACCGTGGAGGTGGGTCGGGAGTGGAGGGTGGGTACGCGGTCGGGCTTTGGCCGGCCCGGAGGGCCGGGATTCTTCGGCGGTACTGCTGTAGCCGGAGGCTTAAACTCAAGAACACACACTATTCAGTATTCTTCTAGAGTCAAGACGACGCTGTCCCGATACGTGTCTTCTCCTTTCAGTATGACAATTTCTACCTCTCTGGACATTCTCTCTTCACCTTGGTAACGAAGTTCTACATTATAGGGCTCATGTCCACCGGAAGGTGGAATATTAGCCTTGTCGGTGAATGTCCCTTCTCCGGTATTTGTCTCACGGTATCGCCACTCAATTTCTTCTGGAAGTTCGATTATGGTTGTAAAAGATATTTCAGAATCGCTTTTGTTCTCTATATTCACATGGAG
The sequence above is a segment of the Halococcus agarilyticus genome. Coding sequences within it:
- a CDS encoding ribbon-helix-helix protein, CopG family, whose amino-acid sequence is MPRITVSVSDEQAERIEDLAGEDGPHSSKSEVMRYFIRRSQEADELEQENERLHRERRQLLDQRKERNELVRYAEDQRDQDQRDRERRRKPAWTRAWWWLTGEPE
- a CDS encoding DUF7718 family protein, which translates into the protein MHYRDITHPDGRLWYSLESDGPRVTQFVVQLECWIEDEWMEVARFDHDPETHDIREEGLHMDIYRDGEKYDVDRDFPRLNPKAGLNFSISYLQARNEQLIERYKSWLNK